One region of Glutamicibacter sp. B1 genomic DNA includes:
- the rplU gene encoding 50S ribosomal protein L21, whose protein sequence is MVYAIVRAGGHQEKVSVGDLITVDRLQAAPGSSIELPALLLVDGEKVTSAAADLAKVKVTAEVVENLRGEKIVIQKYKNKTGYKKRQGFRAALTKVKVTSIA, encoded by the coding sequence GTGGTGTACGCAATTGTCCGCGCAGGCGGCCACCAGGAGAAGGTTTCCGTAGGAGACCTCATCACCGTTGACCGTCTTCAGGCTGCCCCAGGTAGCTCCATTGAGCTTCCTGCTTTGCTGTTGGTAGATGGCGAGAAGGTAACTTCCGCCGCTGCTGATCTGGCTAAGGTCAAGGTCACCGCCGAGGTTGTAGAAAACCTTCGTGGCGAGAAGATCGTTATCCAGAAGTACAAGAACAAGACCGGTTACAAGAAGCGCCAGGGCTTCCGTGCCGCTCTGACCAAGGTCAAGGTCACCTCGATCGCCTAA
- the rpmA gene encoding 50S ribosomal protein L27, with product MAHKKGASSTRNGRDSNAQYLGVKRFGGQEVKAGEIIVRQRGTHFHPGAGVGRGKDDTLFALAAGAVEFGTRRGRRVVNIVAAA from the coding sequence ATGGCACATAAGAAAGGTGCGAGTTCCACTCGCAACGGTCGCGATTCCAACGCACAGTACCTAGGCGTAAAGCGCTTTGGTGGTCAGGAAGTCAAGGCTGGCGAAATCATCGTTCGTCAGCGTGGCACCCACTTCCACCCAGGCGCCGGCGTAGGTCGTGGCAAGGATGACACCCTGTTCGCCCTGGCTGCTGGTGCAGTCGAGTTCGGCACCCGTCGTGGTCGCCGCGTGGTGAACATTGTGGCTGCTGCCTAA
- the obgE gene encoding GTPase ObgE, producing MAAFVDRVTLHVTAGNGGHGCVSIKREKFKPLGGPDGGNGGKGGDIILRVDPQVTTLLDFHHLPHRKAGNGEPGKGGLHPGKHGEDLILGVPAGTVIKSKDGDILGDLVNAGDEYIAALGGMGGLGNAAIASDKRKAPGFALLGIPGTSQDIVLELKSMADIALVGYPSAGKSSLIAAMSAARPKIADYPFTTLVPNLGVVQAGEVRFTVADVPGLIPGASQGKGLGHEFLRHVERCAAIVHVLDCASLESDRDPISDLDIIEAELANYEADSTFAGTDGTIVPLIERPKLIALNKVDMPDGAEMAEFVRPELEKRGYRVFEISALSRNGLRELSFAMAELVEQAREERVVEAPVVEVPVIRPRFSNKEEFYIRREEQNLEPLWRVIGEKPERWIMQTDFRNDEAVGYLADRLAKLGVETKLFKAGAKPGDAVVIGSEEDSVVFDWEPTMAAGAELLGGSRRGEDVRLEDRGNRKTREEKRAEHEERKAAKAEARAELEAERKAGIWTESVNAKRNKKAAETKAAQEEN from the coding sequence GTGGCTGCATTCGTTGATCGCGTAACCCTTCATGTCACCGCAGGTAATGGTGGCCACGGTTGTGTGTCCATCAAGCGCGAAAAATTTAAACCGCTTGGCGGACCCGATGGCGGCAACGGCGGCAAGGGTGGCGACATCATCCTGCGCGTTGATCCGCAGGTCACCACGCTGCTGGACTTCCACCACCTGCCACACCGCAAGGCCGGTAATGGCGAACCAGGCAAGGGTGGACTGCACCCAGGCAAGCACGGTGAAGACCTGATCCTCGGTGTCCCCGCCGGCACCGTCATCAAGTCCAAGGACGGCGACATCCTCGGCGACCTAGTGAACGCTGGCGACGAGTACATCGCTGCCCTCGGCGGTATGGGTGGTTTGGGTAACGCAGCCATCGCTTCGGATAAGCGTAAGGCCCCAGGTTTCGCCCTGTTGGGCATTCCAGGCACCAGCCAGGACATTGTTCTTGAGCTGAAGTCCATGGCCGATATTGCCCTGGTAGGTTACCCATCGGCAGGCAAGTCATCCCTGATTGCAGCGATGTCTGCAGCGCGTCCAAAGATCGCCGATTACCCGTTCACCACCCTGGTGCCAAACCTTGGTGTGGTTCAGGCCGGCGAGGTACGCTTCACCGTTGCCGACGTTCCGGGGCTGATCCCTGGCGCGTCGCAGGGTAAGGGACTGGGACACGAGTTCCTGCGCCACGTGGAGCGTTGTGCTGCCATTGTGCACGTATTGGACTGTGCCTCCCTGGAATCCGATCGTGACCCCATTAGCGATCTGGACATCATCGAAGCTGAGTTGGCCAACTATGAGGCCGACTCGACCTTCGCAGGAACCGATGGAACCATCGTTCCGCTGATCGAACGCCCTAAGCTGATCGCGCTCAACAAGGTTGACATGCCTGACGGTGCCGAAATGGCCGAATTTGTGCGTCCAGAACTGGAAAAGCGCGGATATCGTGTCTTTGAAATCTCGGCACTCTCACGTAACGGATTGCGTGAACTGTCCTTCGCTATGGCTGAATTGGTAGAACAAGCACGAGAAGAGCGCGTCGTTGAAGCACCAGTAGTTGAGGTGCCAGTGATTCGCCCACGCTTTAGCAACAAGGAAGAGTTCTACATTCGCCGCGAGGAACAAAACCTTGAGCCTCTGTGGCGCGTTATTGGTGAAAAGCCAGAACGCTGGATCATGCAGACTGACTTCCGTAACGATGAAGCAGTTGGTTACCTCGCTGACCGACTGGCCAAACTGGGGGTAGAGACCAAACTCTTTAAGGCCGGAGCCAAGCCGGGCGACGCGGTCGTCATTGGTTCCGAAGAAGATTCTGTGGTCTTTGACTGGGAGCCAACTATGGCTGCCGGCGCCGAATTGCTAGGCGGAAGCCGCCGTGGTGAAGACGTGCGACTCGAAGACCGTGGTAATCGAAAGACCCGCGAAGAAAAGCGTGCCGAACATGAGGAGCGCAAGGCCGCCAAGGCTGAAGCTCGCGCCGAGCTGGAAGCCGAACGCAAGGCCGGCATCTGGACCGAATCGGTGAATGCAAAACGCAACAAGA